A window from Megalobrama amblycephala isolate DHTTF-2021 linkage group LG9, ASM1881202v1, whole genome shotgun sequence encodes these proteins:
- the cndp2 gene encoding cytosolic non-specific dipeptidase, protein MSYLPTLFKYVDEHQDQYVERLAEWVAVQSVSAWPEKRGEIKKMMEMAAKDIERLGGTVEMADIGMQKLPSGEEIPLPPIVLGRLGSDPGKKTVCIYGHLDVQPANIEDGWDSPPFTLVEKDGKMYGRGSTDDKGPVLAWFNIIESYQKIGQDLPINIKFCFEGMEESGSEGLDDLVFSRKDTFFKDVDYVCISDNYWLGKTKPCITYGLRGICYFFIEMECCDKDLHSGVFGGSVHEAMTDLIALMGTLVDNKGKILVPGLYDHVAKLTDEEKKLYEKIEFDMEEYAKDVGAGKLLHDSKEQILMHRWRYPSLSLHGIEGAFSESGAKTVIPRKVIGKFSIRLVPDMDPKVVEKQVITHLESKFAELKSPNKLKVYMGHGAKAWVSDFNHPHYMAGRKAMKTVFGVEPDLTREGGSIPVTLTFQEATGQNVMLLPVGSSDDGAHSQNEKLNRSNYIQGTKMLGAYFYEVSQLS, encoded by the exons ATGTCTTACCTTCCAACTCTCTTCAAATACGTCGATGAGCACCAGGACCAGTATGTTGAG CGCCTGGCAGAATGGGTTGCTGTACAGAGTGTGTCTGCCTGGCCAGAGAAACGAGGAGAAATCAAGAAAATGATGGAGATGGCAGCCAAGGATATTGAGAGACTTGGGGGAACTGTGGAGATGGCTGACATCGGCATGCAGAAG TTGCCAAGTGGAGAAGAGATCCCTCTTCCTCCAATAGTTCTGGGCAGACTTGGCTCAGACCCAGGCAAGAAGACCGTGTGCATTTACGGACACTTGGATGTGCAGCCAGCCAACATTGAGGATGGCTGGGACTCACCGCCCTTCACTCTGGTGGAGAAAGATG GTAAAATGTACGGACGTGGATCTACCGATGATAAAGGCCCTGTACTGGCCTGGTTCAACATCATTGAGTCCTATCAGAAGATTGGGCAG GATCTGCCCATCAATATAAAGTTCTGCTTTGAGGGAATGGAGGAGTCTGGATCAGAGGGATTAGACGATCTGGTTTTCTCTCGCAAAGATACTTTTTTTAAGGATGTGGACTATGTCTGCATTTCTGATAACTACTGGCTGGGGAAGACCAAGCCCTGCATTACCTACGGCCTGAGAGGAATCTGCTACTTCTTTATTGAG ATGGAATGCTGTGATAAAGATCTTCACTCTGGCGTGTTTGGAGGATCCGTTCATGAGGCCATGACTGACCTCATAGCTCTGATGG GCACTTTGGTGGATAACAAGGGGAAAATTCTGGTACCAGGGCTATACGACCATGTGGCTAAATTGACTGATGAAGAGAAGAAGCTTTATGAAAAGATTGAGTTTGACATGGAAGAATACGCCAAAGATGTTGGAGCAGGCAAACTACTGCATGACAGCAAA GAGCAAATTCTGATGCATCGTTGGAGATACCCATCCCTGTCTCTGCATGGCATAGAGGGAGCGTTCTCCGAGTCTGGGGCCAAAACTGTTATCCCCCGCAAGGTCATTGGCAAGTTCTCCATCCGCCTTGTCCCTGACATGGATCCCAAAGTGGTGGAGAAACAG GTAATAACTCACTTGGAGAGCAAGTTTGCAGAATTGAAAAGTCCCAACAAACTGAAAGTGTACATGGGACATGGAGCCAAGGCCTGGGTGTCTGACTTTAACCACCCTCACTACATGGCTGGCAGAAAGGCCATGAAGACTG TGTTTGGCGTGGAGCCTGACCTGACCCGTGAGGGAGGAAGTATCCCAGTGACTCTAACCTTCCAAGAAGCAACCGGCCAGAATGTCATGCTGCTGCCTGTCGGTTCCTCTGATGATGGAGCTCACTCACAGAACGAGAAACTCAATAG ATCCAACTATATTCAGGGCACCAAGATGTTGGGAGCTTACTTCTATGAAGTGTCTCAACTTAGCTAA